A region of the Burkholderia pyrrocinia genome:
ACGGTCCGCTCGTTCATCAAGGCCGGCGTCGCGGCCGTGCATCTCGAGGACCAGGTCGGCCAGAAGCGTTGCGGCCATCGTCCGGGCAAGGAAGTCGTGCCGGCCGAGGAAATGGTCGATCGCATCAAGGCCGCGGTCGACGCACGTACCGACGACCAGTTCGTGATCATGGCGCGTACCGATGCGGCCGCCGCCGAAGGGATCGACGCGGCGATCGAGCGCGCGGTCGCGTACGTCGAAGCCGGCGCCGACATGATCTTCCCGGAAGCGATGAAGACGCTCGACGACTACCGCCGTTTCAAGGCGGCCGTGAAGGTGCCGATCCTCGCGAACCTGACCGAGTTCGGCTCGACGCCGCTGTTCACGCTCGACGAACTGCGCGAGGCGAACGTCGACATCGCGCTGTACTGCTGCGGCGCGTATCGCGCGATGAACAAGGCCGCGCTGAATTTCTACGAGACGCTGCGCCGCGACGGCACGCAGAAGGCGGCCGTGCCGACGATGCAGACGCGCGCCGAGCTGTACGACTTCCTCGGCTATCACGAATACGAACGCAAGCTCGACGAGCTGTTCGCGCAGGGCAAGAAGTAACGCGGCCCGCGCGCCGGGACACGATTCCCGGGATGCTTTGCATGGGACCGAACCAGGCGCTAAAGCGCCAAGTCCGGTCGACAGCTTTGCATGGGACCGCACTAGGCGCTGAAGCGCCAAGTCCGGTCGACACCGCTACATATTGGAGAACGGAAACATGAGCGAGACGAAAGACGCAGCAGCA
Encoded here:
- the prpB gene encoding methylisocitrate lyase, producing the protein MSNTHLQSAGAKFRAAVAAEQPLQVVGAITAYAAKMAQAVGFKAVYLSGGGVAANSLGIPDLGISTMEDVLIDANRITNATDLPLLVDIDTGWGGAFNIARTVRSFIKAGVAAVHLEDQVGQKRCGHRPGKEVVPAEEMVDRIKAAVDARTDDQFVIMARTDAAAAEGIDAAIERAVAYVEAGADMIFPEAMKTLDDYRRFKAAVKVPILANLTEFGSTPLFTLDELREANVDIALYCCGAYRAMNKAALNFYETLRRDGTQKAAVPTMQTRAELYDFLGYHEYERKLDELFAQGKK